The Porphyromonas pogonae genome segment AACCTTATGAAACCTCTAAAAGATATTATGTGGAAAGACAATCCACTTTGTATGAATTTAATTTCGTATTACCCAAACGTGATCATTGTACATCGTCAACGTGACAAAAGGATTTACCTTTATAAAATAACGAAATGGGATTCTTATTTAGTCGTCCCTTAAAAAGCACATTTCAGCGCAATCCTCTCCATTGGGAGTGTTTCGCTGATTTTGTTTATTAGGTACAAAAGAAGCTTCATGGCTCTTTTGAAGTTATATGCCGCTGCAGCTAACATTACATTGATAGCATCCCCGAAGAGCCCTTTGTAAAAGTTACGTCCTAAGCGATAATCTGACTTCAAATGTCCGATAGTTGGTTCTATTCCTGCACGCTTGCAGAAAAGTCGATGCTTCTTTTTACGTTGATAATAACTGTCTTTAGCTTTTGGAGTGTCAGGAATCAATATTTGCGTACCGTTTATTTCTTTTTTCCCACGGTAACCTCTATCTCCGGCCAATTTCTTAATCCTTTCTCCCGTGAGTCTCTTCACCTGATCGAGGCTTTGCTCTATGGTATGTCCGTCATACTCATTACGGAAAGAAGAGGCTCCCAAAATCACTCCCGTCATGGAGCGTATAATCGAGACTTTGTTTCCAAACTCATATTTTTTGTGCTCCTTACCTTTACTGATGCATTGAACATCCGGTTCATGAATAGAATAAATCTTTTGAGTGGAATTACGCCGTTGCGAAAGAATCCTTTCAAAGAGGGAAATGAGTTTGTCGTACTCCCTGTTATTACCCAGGTTTCGTTTAAGTTCCCGAACCAAACGTCCCGCTATTGTTCGTAACCGTTTATCCGCTTTAAGAGCTTTCTTACGGTTCTTGGGATGGTTGCGAAAACGTTGATCCCGATAAATTCTTTTCAATACGAAAGTATAGCTTTGACGAATGGGTAGATTGAGAGCCCTTACGATTTTGAGAACCTTGCCTACTATCTTCTTATGCAACTTGGCATCTGTAGGATAAGTCACATTCTTTTCCTGCACGGTGGAGTCTATAAAAGCGGTATCGTGGTGATCCTTCTCATTTTTGTCATCATTCACACGAATACTTTCTGCAAGAATAAGCTCTATCCCTCTTTCGCCGATACGTTTGCGGAAGTGAACCAGTTCCGAGGCATTGCAGGGAAAGGAAGGAGTAAACTCCTGCATGCCACAAAAATATTGAAAATAAGCGTTCTCACTCCATTGTTCTACAACAGATTCATCTGAAATATTGCGCAAATGCTTCAGAATTAAAAGACCACACATTAAACGAATAGGCTTACCGGGACGACCATTGTCAGGGCAATACAAGGAAGAAAAATCCTCTTCGAACCTTTTCCAATCGATTTTATGGGAAAGTTTATACAGAGGATGTTGCTGGTTAAGCAAATCGTCCAGCGAAGAGAATAGAGATTGAACTGTTTGAGTAGGGCGTATCATAAAAAATCTGCAAGTTTCTACATCCAAAGATACAAAAACTTGCAGATTTATCAAAGAGTATAAGAATGTAATTCACTGTATATCAGAAAATAAACGCGATTTTAAGGGGCGACTATTTAGCTCCCATATT includes the following:
- a CDS encoding IS5 family transposase, giving the protein MIRPTQTVQSLFSSLDDLLNQQHPLYKLSHKIDWKRFEEDFSSLYCPDNGRPGKPIRLMCGLLILKHLRNISDESVVEQWSENAYFQYFCGMQEFTPSFPCNASELVHFRKRIGERGIELILAESIRVNDDKNEKDHHDTAFIDSTVQEKNVTYPTDAKLHKKIVGKVLKIVRALNLPIRQSYTFVLKRIYRDQRFRNHPKNRKKALKADKRLRTIAGRLVRELKRNLGNNREYDKLISLFERILSQRRNSTQKIYSIHEPDVQCISKGKEHKKYEFGNKVSIIRSMTGVILGASSFRNEYDGHTIEQSLDQVKRLTGERIKKLAGDRGYRGKKEINGTQILIPDTPKAKDSYYQRKKKHRLFCKRAGIEPTIGHLKSDYRLGRNFYKGLFGDAINVMLAAAAYNFKRAMKLLLYLINKISETLPMERIALKCAF